In Cyprinus carpio isolate SPL01 chromosome B16, ASM1834038v1, whole genome shotgun sequence, the following are encoded in one genomic region:
- the LOC109075680 gene encoding POU domain, class 3, transcription factor 2: MSVVGGRSSGARRCVHLAKSLGDACGKRVTVKCKVLLIGAISPAPRVMATTASSHYNILTSSPSIVHSEPGSMQQATAYRDAQTLLQSDYSLQSNSHPLSHAHQWITALSHGEGGPWSSSPLGEQDIKPAVQSPRDEMHNSSNLQHQTRPPHLVHQTHGNHHDSRAWRTTTAAHIPSMATSNGQSLIYSQPGFSVNGLIPGSGQGIHHHSMRDAHEDHHSPHLSDHGHPPSQHQHQSHQSHHDHSDEDTPTSDDLEQFAKQFKQRRIKLGFTQADVGLALGTLYGNVFSQTTICRFEALQLSFKNMCKLKPLLNKWLEEADSTSGSPTSLDKIAAQGRKRKKRTSIEVSVKGALESHFLKCPKPAASEITSLADSLQLEKEVVRVWFCNRRQKEKRMTPPGGPLPGTEDVYGDTPPHHGVQTPVQ, encoded by the coding sequence ATGAGCGTCGTCGGGGGGCGGAGCTCAGGTGCGCGCCGCTGCGTCCACTTGGCAAAGAGCCTGGGAGACGCCTGTGGCAAAAGAGTAACTGTCAAATGCAAGGTTCTTTTAATAGGAGCGATCAGTCCGGCTCCGAGAGTCATGGCGACTACAGCATCCAGTCATTACAATATCCTCACCTCCAGCCCATCTATTGTACACTCGGAGCCTGGGAGCATGCAGCAAGCCACGGCTTACAGGGACGCGCAAACCCTGTTGCAGAGTGACTACTCGCTGCAGAGCAACAGTCACCCGCTCAGCCACGCGCACCAGTGGATAACAGCCTTGTCACACGGAGAAGGGGGTCCGTGGTCGTCCAGTCCCCTCGGCGAGCAGGACATCAAGCCAGCGGTGCAGAGCCCCCGGGACGAGATGCACAATTCCAGCAATCTACAGCATCAGACGCGGCCACCCCATCTGGTACATCAGACGCACGGGAACCACCACGATTCAAGGGCATGGAGAACGACGACGGCGGCTCACATCCCCAGCATGGCCACGTCGAACGGACAGAGCCTTATTTACTCGCAGCCCGGCTTCAGCGTGAACGGTCTCATCCCGGGCAGCGGGCAGGGCATCCACCACCACAGCATGCGCGACGCGCACGAGGACCACCACAGCCCACACCTCAGCGACCACGGCCATCCACCGTCCCAGCACCAGCACCAGTCGCACCAGAGCCACCACGACCACTCGGACGAGGACACGCCGACCTCGGACGACTTGGAACAGTTCGCCAAACAGTTCAAGCAGCGGAGGATCAAGCTGGGCTTCACGCAGGCGGACGTCGGACTAGCTTTGGGAACGCTCTATGGAAATGTGTTTTCGCAGACCACGATTTGCAGGTTTGAGGCCCTGCAGCTCAGCTTCAAAAACATGTGCAAGCTCAAGCCTTTGTTGAACAAGTGGTTGGAGGAGGCGGACTCCACATCTGGCAGCCCCACGAGCTTGGACAAGATAGCTGCGCAGGGGAGGAAACGGAAAAAGAGGACTTCCATCGAGGTAAGCGTCAAAGGGGCTTTGGAGAGCCATTTCCTTAAGTGCCCAAAGCCAGCCGCGTCGGAAATTACTTCGTTGGCGGACAGTCTGCAGTTGGAAAAAGAGGTAGTGAGGGTTTGGTTTTGtaacagaagacagaaagagaaacggATGACTCCTCCCGGCGGACCTCTGCCGGGTACCGAGGACGTATACGGAGACACGCCGCCGCATCACGGGGTTCAGACGCCAGTTCAgtga
- the LOC109075679 gene encoding F-box/LRR-repeat protein 4-like — translation MFPMLTLLSMFYYICLRRRSRSGTRSEALGSRRAVELGQRSALPVTVEVEQYGKEVLDFSSHYGSENSMSYTMWNLAGVPNVYPSSGDFTQTAVFRIYGSWWEQCTSSVPRFRRTPPSFHSQDYLELAFEEPVYPTAVEVLETYHPGAIVKILACSLNPFSQNPPADVRWEVLWAGKPNKALTPQARQFSPGIKQINFATNLLRLEVNCSLLEYYTELDAVILRGVRERPILALYKIPLIDISDLSDSEEEISDAGGLCCRSGGENRHNLGNGYFDRLPYELIQLIVSHLPVPDLCRLAQSCKLFHKHCCDPLQYIQLSLQPYWARLTDASLSHLQSRCTLLQRLNMSWTGNRGAVTAAGFCSFMKACGVSLVCLELSCCHFLTEACLEVIAQTCPCLQELNLASCDRLQPQAFNHIAKLPNLRRLVLYRTKVEQSAILSILTFCPELKHLNLGSCVMIEDYDVVASMLSARCRSLRSLDLWRCRNLSERGLAELVSGCRLLEELDLGWCSTLQSSSGCFQHLACSLPRLRKLFLTANRTVCDSDLEELAANCSALEHLDILGTRMVNPASLRKLLQSCPQLKLLDVSFCSQVDSRFVQELSGLFPNVSIKKSFTQ, via the exons ATGTTTCCTATGCTAACCCTTCTGAGCATGTTTTATTATATCTGTCTACGGCGGCGCTCCAGGAGTGGGACACGGAGCGAGGCGTTGGGTAGCCGGCGGGCAGTAGAGCTGGGCCAGCGTTCAGCACTACCTGTCACCGTTGAGGTCGAGCAGTATGGCAAAGAGGTTCTAGACTTCAGTTCTCACTACGGCAGCGAGAACAGCATGTCCTATACCATGTGGAATCTGGCGGGAGTGCCTAACGTCTATCCCAGCTCAGGAGACTTCACCCAGACAGCTGTGTTCCGCATTTATGGAAGCTGGTGGGAGCAGTGCACCAGCTCCGTTCCACGATTCCGTCGTACGCCGCCCAGTTTCCACAGCCAGGACTACCTGGAACTGGCCTTCGAGGAGCCCGTCTATCCCACAGCTGTGGAGGTGCTGGAGACCTACCACCCCGGGGCCATTGTCAAGATCCTAGCATGCTCGCTCAACCCTTTCTCCCAGAACCCTCCAGCTGATGTGAG GTGGGAGGTTCTGTGGGCCGGCAAGCCCAACAAAGCTCTGACCCCTCAAGCTCGCCAGTTCTCCCCCGGCATAAAGCAGATCAATTTTGCCACCAACCTACTGCGTCTGGAAGTGAACTGCTCTCTTTTGGAATACTACACAGAGCTGGATGCTGTGATCCTGCGAGGTGTTCGGGAAAGACCCATTCTGGCCCTCTATAAGATCCCTCTCATCGACATCAGTGATCTGAGTGACAGTGAAGAAGAGATCAGTGATGCAGGAGGCCTCTGCTGCAGGTCGGGTGGAGAAAACAGGCACAATCTGGGGAACGGCTACTTTGATAGGCTCCCTTATGAG CTAATCCAGCTGATCGTGAGTCACCTGCCGGTTCCAGACCTGTGCCGATTGGCTCAGAGCTGCAAGCTTTTTCACAAACACTGCTGTGACCCGTTGCAGTACATTCAGCTCAGCCTGCAGCCGTACTGGGCCCGGCTCACAGACGCCTCTCTGAGCCACCTGCAGAGCCGCTGCACCCTCCTGCAGAGACTAAACATGTCCTGGACGGGCAACCGTGGAGCCGTAACGGCCGCTGGTTTCTGCAG CTTTATGAAGGCCTGTGGGGTGAGTCTGGTGTGTTTGGAGTTGTCGTGCTGTCATTTCCTGACTGAAGCGTGTTTAGAAGTGATCGCCCAGACGTGTCCGTGCCTCCAAGAGCTCAATTTGGCTTCCTGTGACCGGCTGCAACCTCAGGCCTTCAATCACATCGCCAAACTCCCTAATCTACGCAGGCTCGTGCTGTACCGCACCAAAGTTGAG CAGTCAGCCATATTGAGCATCCTCACATTCTGCCCAGAGCTCAAGCACCTCAACCTGGGAAGCTGTGTCATG ATTGAGGACTATGATGTGGTGGCGAGCATGTTGAGCGCACGCTGCCGTTCTCTACGCTCCCTCGACCTGTGGCGCTGCAGGAACCTAAGCGAGCGCGGTCTGGCAGAGCTGGTTTCGGGCTGCAGGCTCCTGGAAGAGCTGGACCTGGGTTGGTGCTCCACGCTTCAGAGCAGCTCCGGCTGCTTCCAGCACTTGGCCTGCAGTTTGCCCCGCCTACGCAAGCTCTTCCTCACCGCCAACCGCACCGTGTGTGACTCTGACCTGGAGGAGTTGGCCGCTAACTGCAGCGCTCTGGAGCACCTTGATATactgg gcacaCGGATGGTGAACCCTGCCTCTCTGCGGAAGTTACTGCAGTCTTGTCCTCAGCTGAAGCTGTTGGACGTGTCCTTCTGCTCGCAGGTCGACTCTCGCTTCGTCCAGGAGCTCAGTGGCCTTTTCCCGAATGTGTCCATCAAGAAGAGTTTCACTCAGTAA